One Narcine bancroftii isolate sNarBan1 chromosome 3, sNarBan1.hap1, whole genome shotgun sequence DNA window includes the following coding sequences:
- the LOC138756656 gene encoding basic proline-rich protein-like — protein MTPTTMVTGNAFMPAPKMAEAWWLPCCDCLPPPSTGCESPFPSAATPRPFPSAATPRPFPSAATPRPFPSAATPRPFPSAATPRPFPSAATPRPFPSAATPRPFPSAATPRPFPSAATPRPFPSAATPRPFPSAATPRPRPLGRDPSAATPRPRPLGRDPSPLPLGRDPSPLPLGRDPPPLPLGRDPSPLPLGRDPSPLPLGRDPSPLPLGRDPSPLPLGRDPSPLPLGRDPSPLPLGRDPSPLPLGRDPSPLPLGRDPSPLPLGRDPTPLPLGRDPSPLPLGRDPSPLPLGRDPSPLPLGRDPSPLPLGRDPSPLPLGRDPSPLPLGRDPSALPLGRDPPPLPLGRDPSPLPLGRDPSPLPLGRDPSPLPLGRDPSPLPLGRDPSPLPLGRDPSPLPLGRDPSPLPLGRDPTPLPLGRDPSPLPLGRDPSPLPLGRDPSPLPLGRDPSPLPLGRDPSALPLGRDPPPLPLGPFPSAATPRPRPLGRDPSAATPRPRPLAPSPRPRPLAPSPRPRPPAPSPRPRPLAPSPRPRPLAPSPRPRPLAPSPRPRPLAPSPRPRPLAPSPRPRPLAPSPRPRPPAPSPRPRPPAPSPRPRPPAPSPRPRPLAPSPRPRPLAPSPRPRPLAPSPRPRPLAPSPRPFPSPLPLGRDPSAATPRPRPLGRDPSPLPLGRDPSATPFKPPEDATEVLSPRTNERTGHKVSSSWLHVPDHSQKGRLESLNGLVMDSQPPRLPTCRYNGCPLQLANWSASLISGVKQGAWGSAHPLISLDSFMAVQRVGLLPQVQSPRFNSNLCHCLCGVCTLPRQLNEFSPTGCLGFLSRPKNVRVSG, from the exons ATGACGCCGACAACCATGGTGACCGGGAACGCCTTCATGCCAGCACCAAAGATGGCGGAGGCTTGGTGGCTCCCCTGTTGCGATTG tctcccccccccctccactggcTGTGAGTCTCCCTTCCCCTCGGCCGCGACCCCTCGCCCCTTCCCCTCGGCCGCGACCCCTCGCCCCTTCCCCTCGGCCGCGACCCCCCGCCCCTTCCCCTCGGCCGCGACCCCTCGCCCCTTCCCCTCGGCCGCGACCCCTCGCCCCTTCCCCTCGGCCGCGACCCCTCGCCCCTTCCCCTCGGCCGCGACCCCTCGCCCCTTCCCCTCGGCCGCGACCCCTCGCCCCTTCCCCTCGGCCGCGACCCCTCGCCCCTTCCCCTCGGCCGCGACCCCTCGCCCCTTCCCCTCGGCCGCGACCCCTCGGCCGCGACCCCTCGGCCGCGACCCCTCGGCCGCGACCCCTCGGCCGCGACCCCTCGGCCGCGACCCCTCGCCCCTTCCCCTCGGCCGCGACCCCTCGCCCCTTCCCCTCGGCCGCGACCCCCCGCCCCTTCCCCTCGGCCGCGACCCCTCGCCCCTTCCCCTCGGCCGCGACCCCTCGCCCCTTCCCCTCGGCCGCGACCCCTCGCCCCTTCCCCTCGGCCGCGACCCCTCGCCCCTTCCCCTCGGCCGCGACCCCTCGCCCCTTCCCCTCGGCCGCGACCCCTCGCCCCTTCCCCTCGGCCGCGACCCCTCGCCCCTTCCCCTCGGCCGCGACCCCTCGCCCCTTCCCCTCGGCCGCGACCCCTCGCCCCTTCCCCTCGGCCGCGACCCCACGCCCCTTCCCCTCGGCCGCGACCCCTCGCCCCTTCCCCTCGGCCGCGACCCCTCGCCCCTTCCCCTCGGCCGCGACCCCTCGCCCCTTCCCCTCGGCCGCGACCCCTCGCCCCTTCCCCTCGGCCGCGACCCCTCGCCCCTTCCCCTCGGCCGCGACCCCTCGCCCCTTCCCCTCGGCCGCGACCCCTCGGCCCTTCCCCTCGGCCGCGACCCCCCGCCCCTTCCCCTCGGCCGCGACCCCTCGCCCCTTCCCCTCGGCCGCGACCCCTCGCCCCTTCCCCTCGGCCGCGACCCCTCGCCCCTTCCCCTCGGCCGCGACCCCTCGCCCCTTCCCCTCGGCCGCGACCCCTCGCCCCTTCCCCTCGGCCGCGACCCCTCGCCCCTTCCCCTCGGCCGCGACCCCTCGCCCCTTCCCCTCGGCCGCGACCCCACGCCCCTTCCCCTCGGCCGCGACCCCTCGCCCCTTCCCCTCGGCCGCGACCCCTCGCCCCTTCCCCTCGGCCGCGACCCCTCGCCCCTTCCCCTCGGCCGCGACCCCTCGCCCCTTCCCCTCGGCCGCGACCCCTCGGCCCTTCCCCTCGGCCGCGACCCCCCGCCCCTTCCCCTCGGCCCCTTCCCCTCGGCCGCGACCCCTCGGCCGCGACCCCTCGGCCGCGACCCCTCGGCCGCGACCCCTCGGCCGCGACCCCTCGCCCCTTCCCCTCGGCCGCGACCCCTCGCCCCTTCCCCTCGGCCGCGACCCCCCGCCCCTTCCCCTCGGCCGCGACCCCTCGCCCCTTCCCCTCGGCCGCGACCCCTCGCCCCTTCCCCTCGGCCGCGACCCCTCGCCCCTTCCCCTCGGCCGCGACCCCTCGCCCCTTCCCCTCGGCCGCGACCCCTCGCCCCTTCCCCTCGGCCGCGACCCCTCGCCCCTTCCCCTCGGCCGCGACCCCCCGCCCCTTCCCCTCGGCCGCGACCCCCCGCCCCTTCCCCTCGGCCGCGACCCCCCGCCCCTTCCCCTCGGCCGCGACCCCTCGCCCCTTCCCCTCGGCCGCGACCCCTCGCCCCTTCCCCTCGGCCGCGACCCCTCGCCCCTTCCCCTCGGCCGCGACCCCtcgccccttcccctcgccccttcccctcgccccttcCCCTCGGCCGCGACCCCTCGGCCGCGACCCCTCGGCCGCGACCCCTCGGCCGCGACCCCTCGCCCCTTCCCCTCGGCCGCGACCCCTCGGCCACCCCTTTCAAGCCACCGGAGGACGCGACCGAGGTATTATCTCCCAG AACAAACGAGAGGACTGGACACAAGGTCTCGAGCTCCTGGCTCCATGTGCCTGACCACTCCCAAAAGGGTCGGCTGGAGTCTTTAAATGGGCTGGTGATGGacagccagcctcccaggttgcctacctgcaggtacaatggttgccccctgcagttggctaat TGGTCTGCGTCCCTCATCTCTGGGGTTAAACAAGGGGCATGGGGCAGTGCTCACCCATTGATCAGTCTGGATTCATTTATGGCAGTACAGCGGGTGGGGCTGCTGCCTCAGGTCCAGAGTCCCAGATTCAATTCCAACCTCTGCCACTGCCTGTGCGGAGTCTGCACGTTGCCCCGGCAACTGAATGAGTTCTCTCCCACCgggtgcttgggtttcctctcacGTCCCAAGAACGTACGAGTCAGTGGGTGA